A genomic stretch from Sulfobacillus thermosulfidooxidans includes:
- a CDS encoding TenA family transcriptional regulator has translation MNRLLSLEDVEKSMQQFIDERFLGQPFFKTLLQGEWTAHTLHYFAWQYAHYSANFPRILGAAISAMAPEDDWWIPLADNLWDEAGRGIPGHSHAVLYRTFLESVDPKAHKLYDNRQKWPSMGPSVSQAVKDFINFFYKATPLEAMAAVGLGSEFFADQIMGTIGQGLRHPQYQQKSSVNTTFWEVHARHDEPRHYALCRTVLLKETPADSYQHILEIGQYIAGSEASMYDGIYQEALSHGI, from the coding sequence ATGAATAGATTGCTGTCCTTAGAAGACGTGGAAAAATCGATGCAACAGTTTATTGACGAAAGATTTTTAGGACAACCGTTCTTCAAGACACTGCTACAAGGCGAGTGGACTGCTCACACGTTGCACTATTTTGCGTGGCAATATGCCCATTACAGTGCGAATTTTCCCCGGATACTTGGAGCGGCTATCTCCGCTATGGCTCCTGAAGATGATTGGTGGATTCCCTTAGCAGATAATTTGTGGGATGAAGCGGGACGGGGAATACCGGGACATTCCCATGCCGTCTTGTATCGCACCTTTTTAGAAAGTGTTGATCCAAAGGCGCATAAGCTATATGACAATCGTCAAAAGTGGCCATCTATGGGACCGAGTGTTTCGCAAGCCGTAAAAGACTTTATCAATTTCTTTTACAAGGCGACGCCGCTTGAAGCCATGGCGGCTGTGGGATTAGGTTCCGAATTTTTTGCTGATCAAATTATGGGAACGATTGGTCAAGGACTACGTCACCCTCAGTATCAACAAAAATCTTCGGTGAATACGACATTTTGGGAGGTGCATGCTCGCCATGATGAACCCCGTCATTATGCACTATGTCGCACGGTCCTTCTGAAAGAAACGCCAGCGGATTCCTATCAACATATTTTGGAGATTGGTCAATATATTGCGGGATCGGAAGCTAGCATGTATGACGGTATCTATCAAGAAGCTTTGTCGCACGGGATCTAA
- a CDS encoding DUF4396 domain-containing protein, translating to MGDAVLLWWILSLLSVLFIILDWSHAPIDTTMHMAFLLVTIFMGPLGLILYILTVREPLPGTHRQYIAPLWKQAVGSTLHCVAGDSVGIIGAAVIIGLLHPVHISMILNLLIEYIAGFLVGWLIFQSLFMKDMVGGSYLMALRKMFLAEWLSMNGVMAGMIAVMVPWIRLHPAASSPHHGEFWFMMSLALIAGAILAYPLNWWMVAAHLKHGLMSTAHKTTSQQGHVNDHLEQHHHLEPGHDHHEAPMSTDMNGHRTQPKKIWYITMWSLGILATSLGAVFL from the coding sequence ATGGGGGACGCCGTCTTGCTTTGGTGGATCCTTTCCCTGCTATCCGTGCTGTTTATAATTCTCGACTGGTCCCATGCGCCCATTGACACCACCATGCATATGGCTTTTCTCCTGGTTACAATATTTATGGGCCCTTTAGGGCTCATATTGTACATATTAACCGTGCGAGAACCCTTGCCTGGCACGCACCGCCAATATATTGCACCTTTGTGGAAACAAGCGGTCGGATCCACCCTGCATTGTGTTGCCGGAGACAGTGTCGGCATAATTGGAGCTGCCGTCATCATTGGTCTTCTTCATCCGGTGCACATATCGATGATACTCAATCTCTTAATTGAATATATCGCTGGATTTCTTGTTGGATGGCTTATTTTCCAATCGCTATTCATGAAAGATATGGTTGGTGGCAGCTACCTCATGGCTCTTCGAAAAATGTTCCTGGCTGAATGGTTATCCATGAATGGCGTGATGGCTGGGATGATTGCGGTCATGGTTCCCTGGATCCGGCTTCATCCTGCCGCGTCCTCACCGCATCACGGCGAGTTTTGGTTTATGATGTCACTCGCCCTCATTGCCGGAGCCATTCTCGCTTATCCTTTAAATTGGTGGATGGTTGCGGCTCACTTAAAACATGGATTAATGAGTACAGCGCACAAGACAACATCCCAACAAGGGCACGTTAATGATCACTTGGAACAGCATCACCATCTTGAGCCTGGCCATGATCATCATGAGGCACCCATGTCGACCGACATGAACGGACATCGGACACAACCCAAAAAAATCTGGTATATCACCATGTGGAGTTTGGGAATATTAGCCACATCTCTTGGCGCGGTTTTTCTCTAA
- a CDS encoding heavy metal translocating P-type ATPase, giving the protein MATHPIDQEQSAQSINLDIGGMTCATCVNSIEKALHQLDGVDAHVNLALERANITFDPSLVTMPRLVETITELGYSVRKDHVSWVLAGMDEEPLRKRAIEAAESVTGVENVQVNAVTGVLSLDLIRGVADAQQVTDALQAAGFAPKQQTTDEPNPRSHEMQVARRRLTWSIVFSIPIWIDMVHMLFHVGPSWLDNGIMLALFATVVEWGPGWGFIHRAWMNLRHKNANMDVLVATGTLAAWGLSLYDLLVHGPLYFDSSATVITLVLVGKYLEAVAKGRTSQAIEELLALRPQETRRKTAQGDWENVAVDAIHPGDILQVLAGERFPVDGKVVAGQGTADESMLTGEPLPQDKKPGDMVTAGTLNGSSTLEIEAERVGHDTTLAQIVKTVEEAQATKAPVQRFADTIANVFVPVVIGIAIVTFIIWGSITGHWRMAALDGVAVLVVACPCALGLATPTAVMVGSGIGAKRGILFRNGAALETASRINLVAFDKTGTLTRGKPAMQQVIAYGDFTEDTVLALAAAIERESTHPLAQAVVRGAKLQGVPELQAEDVYTEAGLGMVGYINDQEVVVGNLRLMEQYHVSVPEDIQHTVNTWQEQGASVIWVGQSEHLAGAIIVADTIRDDAPATIQALHERGIQVAMLTGDQERAAKAIGTKLNVDRIYGGLLPADKSKIVSQLKEEGFRVLMVGDGINDAPALATADLGLAVGSGTDAALETAEVALLSPEIFGVVRALALGRKTLGKIHQNLFWSLIYNVMMIPLAAFGIISPVLAGAAMAMSSVSVVSNSLLLKTAKLPATPLPTEGGEIPWHKP; this is encoded by the coding sequence ATGGCCACTCATCCGATTGATCAAGAACAGTCTGCTCAGTCCATCAATTTAGATATCGGTGGCATGACGTGTGCTACCTGCGTCAATAGTATCGAAAAAGCGTTGCACCAGTTAGACGGTGTCGATGCCCATGTGAATCTGGCATTGGAACGGGCCAATATTACTTTTGATCCGAGCCTTGTGACCATGCCGCGACTCGTTGAAACCATCACCGAATTAGGTTATAGCGTGCGGAAAGATCATGTGTCATGGGTATTAGCTGGTATGGATGAAGAACCCTTGCGTAAACGCGCGATCGAAGCGGCAGAGTCCGTTACAGGAGTAGAAAATGTGCAAGTTAACGCCGTCACCGGTGTGCTCTCCCTTGACCTTATTCGCGGCGTCGCCGATGCTCAACAAGTCACAGATGCCCTTCAGGCCGCGGGCTTTGCTCCAAAACAACAAACCACGGATGAACCGAATCCGCGCTCACATGAAATGCAAGTGGCAAGACGCCGCTTGACCTGGTCCATTGTCTTCTCCATTCCGATCTGGATTGATATGGTGCATATGCTATTTCATGTCGGACCCTCCTGGCTCGATAATGGCATTATGTTGGCACTGTTTGCCACCGTCGTCGAGTGGGGACCCGGATGGGGATTCATTCACCGGGCATGGATGAATTTACGGCACAAAAATGCCAACATGGATGTGTTGGTCGCAACGGGTACACTCGCTGCCTGGGGATTATCCCTGTATGATCTCCTGGTGCATGGCCCTCTATATTTCGACTCCTCAGCCACCGTCATCACTCTTGTACTGGTTGGAAAATATTTGGAAGCCGTCGCTAAAGGACGCACCAGTCAAGCTATTGAAGAATTGTTAGCCCTGCGTCCCCAAGAAACCCGCCGAAAAACGGCCCAAGGAGACTGGGAAAATGTGGCCGTTGACGCCATTCACCCCGGGGACATTTTGCAGGTCTTAGCTGGCGAGCGTTTTCCGGTCGACGGCAAAGTCGTAGCGGGACAAGGCACGGCCGACGAATCCATGCTAACGGGAGAACCTTTGCCCCAGGATAAAAAGCCTGGTGACATGGTCACAGCCGGAACACTCAATGGGTCCTCAACCCTCGAAATCGAGGCGGAACGGGTCGGGCATGATACCACATTGGCGCAAATCGTCAAAACCGTCGAGGAGGCGCAAGCAACCAAAGCCCCGGTTCAACGGTTCGCCGATACGATTGCTAATGTGTTCGTCCCCGTAGTTATCGGCATCGCCATTGTTACCTTTATTATTTGGGGATCGATTACGGGTCACTGGCGAATGGCTGCATTAGATGGCGTAGCGGTTTTAGTGGTCGCTTGTCCTTGCGCCTTAGGATTAGCAACGCCGACTGCGGTAATGGTCGGATCAGGCATTGGAGCCAAGCGCGGTATTCTTTTCCGCAACGGCGCAGCCTTGGAAACCGCCAGCCGCATCAATTTGGTCGCATTTGACAAAACCGGTACCTTAACCCGCGGAAAGCCTGCTATGCAGCAGGTCATCGCCTATGGTGATTTTACCGAGGATACCGTTTTAGCATTGGCTGCGGCGATTGAGCGCGAATCGACCCATCCTCTCGCCCAAGCCGTCGTGCGGGGAGCGAAATTGCAAGGCGTTCCTGAACTCCAGGCGGAAGATGTTTATACCGAAGCCGGCTTGGGGATGGTTGGATATATTAACGATCAAGAAGTCGTCGTCGGAAACTTGCGTCTGATGGAACAATATCATGTCAGTGTTCCCGAGGATATCCAACACACTGTAAATACCTGGCAAGAACAAGGAGCCAGCGTGATATGGGTAGGACAATCTGAGCACTTAGCCGGCGCTATTATTGTGGCGGATACGATTCGCGATGATGCGCCAGCCACTATCCAAGCGTTGCACGAACGAGGTATTCAAGTGGCGATGCTAACTGGTGATCAAGAGCGAGCAGCCAAGGCGATTGGAACCAAGTTAAACGTCGACCGGATTTATGGCGGCCTTCTCCCGGCTGACAAATCCAAGATTGTGAGCCAACTTAAAGAAGAAGGATTTCGGGTACTCATGGTTGGTGACGGGATTAATGATGCCCCGGCATTAGCTACTGCAGATCTCGGTCTCGCTGTGGGCTCAGGAACCGACGCCGCATTGGAAACGGCAGAGGTCGCCTTGTTATCCCCAGAAATTTTCGGGGTGGTTCGGGCATTAGCCTTAGGACGGAAGACACTCGGAAAGATTCATCAAAACTTATTCTGGTCTCTCATCTACAATGTCATGATGATTCCTTTGGCGGCTTTTGGCATCATTTCCCCTGTATTAGCAGGTGCTGCCATGGCGATGAGTTCCGTATCTGTCGTCTCGAACTCCCTGCTATTAAAAACAGCAAAACTTCCCGCCACACCACTTCCAACGGAAGGAGGTGAAATCCCATGGCACAAGCCGTAG
- a CDS encoding 6-carboxyhexanoate--CoA ligase yields the protein MNIYSVRMRATDGQGRHLSGMERLIFEEDVSMTLQALYQRAWHYEPHNVYITVEKIDQEITVVPVLRIRSEIHTSSSRSGVRNQAREILLDAHIEMDVIDYAFSLLDQGPAAGGGNMRGAVLLTKRSGRRLEPDKDRGVRTLRVDIHPEDRERLHVALVQQGFPHPRTQDALILATKTLWAGVIAELGWSDDPDYTTGFVATKGTYWRFEGIKEAGVNVGGRIYFVEEDEDTAELIKRLQQIPIWVTV from the coding sequence GTGAATATTTATAGTGTTCGAATGCGAGCGACAGATGGGCAAGGACGCCATCTTTCGGGAATGGAGCGTTTAATCTTTGAAGAAGACGTTTCCATGACGCTTCAAGCATTGTATCAACGGGCATGGCATTACGAACCCCATAACGTATACATCACTGTTGAGAAGATCGACCAGGAGATCACTGTGGTTCCCGTCCTGCGCATTCGAAGCGAGATCCATACGTCGTCTAGCAGATCTGGGGTACGAAACCAAGCACGAGAAATTTTGCTGGACGCGCATATTGAAATGGATGTCATCGATTATGCTTTTTCTCTCCTAGACCAGGGGCCAGCCGCAGGTGGAGGGAATATGCGGGGAGCTGTCTTATTGACGAAGCGAAGCGGGCGGCGTTTAGAGCCCGACAAGGACCGGGGTGTCAGAACCTTGCGGGTAGACATTCACCCCGAGGACCGCGAACGTCTACATGTGGCCTTAGTTCAACAAGGATTTCCTCATCCCCGAACTCAAGACGCTTTGATTTTAGCGACTAAGACCTTATGGGCCGGGGTGATTGCCGAATTAGGCTGGTCAGATGATCCGGATTATACGACGGGTTTTGTGGCAACAAAGGGGACTTATTGGCGGTTCGAAGGAATCAAAGAAGCTGGCGTGAACGTAGGGGGACGCATTTATTTTGTGGAAGAAGACGAGGATACGGCAGAATTAATCAAACGGCTTCAGCAAATTCCGATTTGGGTCACGGTTTGA
- a CDS encoding metal-sensitive transcriptional regulator: MDPELKKDAALRLKVAAGHLESIRRMVDQDIYCVNIMKQVSAVQASLEQVQRILLRNHLLTCVADAMREGMGTPIVDELIGAMKYMPFTAGEAIGPDHALSPLIEHPLCHCHSDETPETVQKIMKEGESDGHSSD, from the coding sequence ATGGATCCGGAATTGAAAAAGGATGCTGCCTTACGCTTGAAAGTGGCCGCAGGACACTTGGAAAGCATTCGGCGCATGGTCGATCAAGACATCTACTGTGTGAACATCATGAAACAGGTTTCAGCGGTTCAGGCAAGTCTAGAGCAAGTCCAGCGAATTTTATTACGCAATCATCTTTTGACTTGTGTGGCCGATGCAATGCGCGAAGGCATGGGCACACCCATCGTCGACGAACTCATCGGGGCGATGAAATACATGCCGTTCACAGCAGGGGAAGCCATTGGACCGGATCATGCGTTATCCCCGTTAATCGAACACCCGCTGTGCCATTGTCATAGTGATGAAACACCTGAGACGGTTCAAAAAATTATGAAAGAAGGTGAGAGTGATGGCCACTCATCCGATTGA
- the bioF gene encoding 8-amino-7-oxononanoate synthase, whose translation MSYWKEWIAKEEERLRQQDNWRILPSNQGTAPGRIVQNANHKILSFASNDYLGLAHHPAVIEQAQQALKTYGTGSTGSRLLTGNSKILTELERALAVWKGTEAALVFPSGYHVNISVLAAVTTELSHIFSDAANHASIIDGCRLSRAKTFIYRHNDLDHLRQLLAASVGADRRFIVTEGVFSMDGDVAPLPDLLDLAEEYEAVVVLDDAHGTGVMGIKGRGTLAAFQLQSDNVWQIGTLSKAVAAQGGFVAGPRSLIDYLVNKARAFIFSTGLNPAAAGAALEAIHIAQEEEWRREHIQRGAESLRQGLKDLGYHVFASGILATPIVPVLIGSNTETLKVAQALWDQDIYAPAIKPPTVPPGTSRLRLAVSAAHHEEDIARTLAAFRRIKDDLVGFDGTK comes from the coding sequence ATGAGTTATTGGAAAGAGTGGATCGCGAAGGAAGAGGAGCGCTTGCGGCAACAGGACAATTGGCGGATCCTGCCTTCAAATCAAGGCACGGCACCAGGACGCATTGTCCAGAATGCGAATCATAAAATATTAAGTTTTGCCAGTAATGATTATCTGGGATTAGCACATCATCCAGCTGTGATAGAGCAGGCACAACAGGCTCTTAAGACATATGGCACGGGATCGACCGGATCAAGATTGTTAACCGGGAATTCAAAAATTCTTACCGAGTTGGAACGTGCTTTGGCGGTGTGGAAAGGGACGGAAGCGGCTTTGGTCTTTCCTAGTGGCTATCACGTCAATATTAGTGTGTTAGCGGCTGTGACAACGGAGTTAAGCCATATCTTTTCTGATGCCGCTAATCACGCTAGCATTATTGACGGATGTCGCTTGAGTCGGGCGAAAACATTCATTTACCGGCACAATGATCTGGATCATTTGCGACAGTTATTAGCCGCATCGGTAGGTGCCGACCGCCGATTTATTGTGACCGAAGGCGTATTTAGCATGGACGGCGATGTTGCTCCGCTTCCGGATTTGCTGGACTTAGCCGAAGAATATGAAGCGGTTGTCGTGCTTGATGATGCACACGGTACAGGGGTCATGGGGATTAAAGGACGGGGAACACTTGCGGCTTTTCAGCTGCAAAGTGATAACGTGTGGCAAATTGGAACATTAAGCAAGGCCGTGGCGGCCCAAGGAGGTTTTGTAGCCGGACCCCGGTCCCTGATCGATTATCTGGTGAATAAGGCCCGCGCCTTTATTTTTTCAACCGGTCTCAATCCTGCTGCAGCTGGGGCGGCTTTGGAAGCGATTCATATTGCCCAAGAAGAAGAGTGGCGGCGAGAGCACATCCAACGCGGGGCTGAGTCCCTGCGTCAGGGACTCAAGGATTTGGGCTATCATGTCTTTGCATCCGGTATCCTTGCGACACCCATTGTTCCTGTGCTCATCGGGTCCAATACGGAGACGCTGAAGGTGGCCCAGGCATTATGGGACCAAGATATTTATGCGCCAGCTATTAAGCCGCCGACCGTGCCGCCAGGGACGAGTCGCTTGCGGCTAGCCGTTAGCGCTGCTCATCATGAGGAGGATATCGCCAGAACATTAGCAGCCTTTCGCCGCATCAAAGATGACCTTGTCGGCTTTGATGGCACGAAATGA
- a CDS encoding YHS domain-containing protein produces the protein MAQAVDVVCQMTVDVADTTPHVDYEGTRYYFCCAGCAKSFQENPAQYVNQNKA, from the coding sequence ATGGCACAAGCCGTAGACGTTGTCTGTCAAATGACTGTTGACGTAGCCGACACAACGCCCCATGTTGACTATGAGGGTACTCGCTACTACTTTTGCTGCGCCGGATGCGCCAAGAGCTTTCAAGAAAATCCGGCCCAGTATGTGAACCAAAACAAGGCTTAA